From the genome of Eublepharis macularius isolate TG4126 chromosome 12, MPM_Emac_v1.0, whole genome shotgun sequence, one region includes:
- the LOC129339333 gene encoding olfactory receptor 14C36-like — translation MVNETDVTEFFLLGFSDVHELQVLHVAVFLCIYLAALMGNFLLVLIVVQNQSLHSPMYFFLANLSLSDAFYISVTVPKSMVVSVTNNKRISFSGCVSQLFSVVTCAGAELTFLCVMAYDRYVAICHPLQYMIIMNWNACVQMAAASWISSLMNAALHTANTFRLHFCASNIKQFFCDIPQLLMISCTDTKANVIVLLIEILIGGPFFFFFIAVSYGFIFSAVFKIHSAQARYKAFSTCLPHLTVFSLFLSTTVFSYFRPKSLSSPPVDLLAAVLYTVLPPLLNPVIYSLRNKDIQVAIQKVSKKLLGSHLMS, via the coding sequence ATGGTAAATGAAACAGATGTCACAGAATTCTTCCTTTTGGGATTTTCTGATGTCCACGAACTACAGGTTTTACATGTTGCCGTGTTTCTCTGTATTTACTTGGCAGCTCTGATGGGGAACTTCCTTCTCGTCCTGATTGTAGTCCAGAATCAGTCCCTTCATagccccatgtatttcttccttgcCAACCTCTCCTTATCAGATGCTTTTTATATCTCTGTCACTGTCCCCAAATCCATGGTGGTTTCAGTGACAAACAACAAACGGATTTCTTTCTCTGGGTGCGTCAGCCAACTTTTTTCTGTTGTCACATGTGCAGGTGCTGAGTTGACTTTTCTCTGTGTCATGGCTTATGACCGCTATGTAGCCATTTGTCACCCTCTTCAATACATGATCATCATGAACTGGAATGCTTGCGTCCAAATGGCAGCCGCTTCTTGGATCAGCAGCCTAATGAATGCTGCTTTGCACACTGCAAACACATTCAGGTTACATTTTTGCGCTTCTAATATTAAACAATTTTTCTGTGATATTCCCCAATTATTAATGATTTCTTGTACTGATACAAAAGCCAATGTGATAGTTCTACTTATTGAAATACTTATTGGTgggccatttttctttttttttattgcagTTTCTTATGGGTTCATCTTCTCTGCAGTGTTTAAAATTCATTCAGCCCAGGCCAGGTACAAAGCCTTTTCTACGTGCCTTCCACACTTGACTGTGTTCTCCTTGTTTCTTTCTACCACTGTATTTTCTTACTTCAGACCAAAATCTTTATCTTCACCACCAGTGGACCTTCTGGCAGCTGTATTGTACACTGTTTTGCCTCCACTCCTGAATCCTGTTATTTATAGCCTGAGAAACAAAGATATCCAAGTGGCTATACAGAAAGTGTCAAAGAAACTGTTGGGATCTCACTTGATGAGCTGA